In Arthrobacter sp. QXT-31, one genomic interval encodes:
- the rlmB gene encoding 23S rRNA (guanosine(2251)-2'-O)-methyltransferase RlmB, protein MANNGRPGAIRKNKKGPTTGTGGHGRKALEGKGPTPKAEDRPYHKAYKNKQLAERSAAKRSGSGTRSAGARSGPKGRATEEVVTGRNSVVEALRAGIPAKALHVAIRIEMDDRVKESLKIAAERGIPLLETGKPELDRMTDDAVHQGLVLQIPPYEYQDAYELAEETVTGWKKGHIANAPLFVALDGITDPRNLGAIIRSVSAFSGHGVIVPERRSVGVTAAAWKTSAGAAVRVPVARASNLNNALKQFKDMGVFVLGLDGDGDVSLPDLTLATEPVCIVVGSEGKGLSRLVRENCDQIVSIPIDSAMESLNASMAVGISLYEVSRQRASK, encoded by the coding sequence ATGGCCAACAACGGTCGCCCGGGCGCAATCCGCAAGAACAAGAAGGGCCCCACCACCGGAACCGGTGGCCACGGCCGCAAGGCCCTCGAGGGCAAGGGGCCAACCCCCAAGGCCGAGGACCGCCCGTACCACAAGGCGTACAAGAACAAGCAGCTCGCCGAGCGTTCCGCAGCCAAGCGGTCAGGCAGCGGCACCCGCAGCGCCGGTGCCCGGTCGGGCCCGAAGGGGCGTGCCACCGAGGAAGTCGTCACCGGCCGCAACTCGGTCGTCGAGGCTCTCCGCGCCGGCATTCCGGCCAAGGCGCTGCACGTGGCCATCCGCATCGAGATGGACGACCGCGTCAAGGAATCGCTGAAGATCGCCGCCGAACGGGGCATCCCGCTGCTGGAAACCGGCAAGCCCGAGCTGGACCGGATGACCGACGACGCCGTGCACCAGGGCCTCGTGCTGCAGATCCCGCCGTACGAGTACCAGGATGCCTACGAGCTGGCCGAAGAGACAGTTACCGGCTGGAAGAAGGGCCACATCGCAAACGCGCCCCTCTTTGTTGCCCTCGACGGCATCACTGACCCCCGCAACCTCGGCGCGATCATCCGCTCGGTCTCGGCATTTAGCGGCCACGGTGTCATCGTCCCCGAGCGCCGCTCCGTCGGTGTCACGGCTGCGGCCTGGAAGACCAGCGCCGGCGCTGCCGTCCGCGTCCCGGTGGCCCGGGCCTCCAACCTGAACAATGCCCTCAAGCAGTTCAAGGACATGGGCGTCTTCGTTTTGGGGCTCGACGGCGACGGCGACGTTTCGCTGCCGGACCTCACCCTCGCCACTGAACCGGTCTGCATCGTGGTCGGTTCCGAGGGCAAGGGCCTGAGCCGCCTCGTCCGGGAGAACTGCGACCAGATCGTTTCCATCCCGATCGACTCCGCGATGGAATCCCTGAACGCCTCCATGGCAGTCGGCATCTCCCTCTACGAAGTCTCCCGCCAGCGCGCCTCCAAGTAA